The following is a genomic window from Pseudomonadota bacterium.
TACCACCGTCAGACCCTGCAAAACCGTGGGTACTGTCAAACCCGTGGATACCGTTGTTATTATACTTACAGCTCTTCAACGAACCTAAATCTACCCTCGACCCTGACTCCAACACCCCTGTCGCGGGTGTAATGGGAGTCGGCGGTGCAATGCTAATAGCCCTTGGTGCTGGCAACGAGTCTCAGTCTTTTATCCTCTATCCGGATTCGGATCCTGAAAAAGCTGGTATTTACAATTTGTACGACGGCAACAATATTGACCTCAAAATGCCCATGTATGCAAGCATCAACGTTTATCCCGCGCCTTTGCCGCCTTCTCTGCTGCTTCTGGCACCTGGAATCCTGGGACTTGGGGTGATGAAACGCTTTCAGAAAAAACTATAGGAGGGGAAACCTTCAGAGGGAATTTAACAATAATTGAGCTGATAGCAAAATAAACGATGAGGCAGAGTCAGAAATGACTCTGCTTTTTTATTCTATTTAGATTACCGATGAAAATATAAAAATGGATTCAAAGGGGATAATATAAAAAATACTGGTATAAATATAACTTATCCTACACAAATTGTCGTAGATATCCTACATACAAAAAAATTAAATTGTTATACGTTGTCAAATATATTTTATGAAAGGAGGGTTTATGAAAAATATATTTATCTTATTTTTCCTAATAGCTATCGTGATTATCACCGGCGGTCAAGCAGGAGCAAGCTTTTTCGATGACTTTAACCGGGTTGACACATTTTCGCCGCCGCCGGATTACTTATACAATCTTGGTAATCTCGGTGTAAACTGGACCATTGACAGCTCTATCGGTATAGCGGACCATTGGGCTCATTCCTCTTACGCAATTTCTGGGTTACAATGGGCATTGGTAAAAGATTACAGTAGCAATTACCAGTCAACAAAACTTTGGGTCGACGTAAAAGCTACAGTGGGGTATGGTCAGTATGTTGCCTTGATGTTCGGCGTGCTTGATTCAAGCCATAATATTTTCGTTAAGGTTCAGGACAACACTTACACGGGAAACTTTGACACGGCTTATATTTACTACGGCAATGACGGAAGCGGACCTGTACATTTAACTAATAACTCCTTCAAGTTGACCCCCTTTACAACCGCCCGGATCAGCGCCTATGCCTCAGACGCCGACACAGCGTGCCTCGGTATCGATACGGACTTTGATGGATCGGCGGAAACGACATACAGCGTCACGGGTTTTCAGGGCTTGCCATTAGGACGGGGCATCGGTCTTGGAATGTATGGGAATGCATGGGCAGACAACTATAATGCCGTTCCCCTTCCTGCCTCCCTGCTTCTTTTGGGTCCGGGCCTGATAGGCCTTTTAGGACTAAAGATAAAATTTAAGAATTAAGTAGAATGCTTATGGAGCGATAGGGCGGGGTCAGAAATGGCTCTGCCTTTTTTTATTTCTCCAGTGATTAATCTTATCTGAAAAATATAAGTGAACCGGGAACATGTTATCCCATTTCTCAATCAAGGCGCTATCATCGTTGGCTTCGTCATCACCTCCTCGACGTACCATTGCTCTACGCCTACGTCGCTTCTTCCTTGCCGCCTTGATTTCATCCTTGATTTAGAAATGGAATTATACGCATGGGCGGCGGATACGAAAAAAGGGGGGTGCCTACGTCTTTTTAGGGTCCCATATCCTGATCCTGCCTGTAGCTACGCATGAAATAAACCTTCCTATCCTTTGTAGCTCAAATAAAAGCCTGTTAAAATCAACGAAACGGATGCAGACAATATTAGATAGAATTAATGAGGCATACCGATGTGAGAACTACGCAAAAATATTATCTTGGAAATATGACCAGATTGAGAAGCCTTGTGAACAAAAGAGGTCAGGTAAATAGAACTGAAAATAGAACCAAAATATCAGAATATCAAATAAAATAATATCAAGTAGTTAAATGGAGCGGGCAACGGGGATCGAACCCGCGGCATCAAGCTTGGGAAGCTTGCACTCTGCCAGCTGAGTTATGCCCGCACTTGATATAATATTAAAGAATTTACGTCAGCAAATCAATATCTTTCATTTGGAAACAATTAAAATTATTTGTTCTTAATGCTTTTCAGCTCCTTCTGTAACCGAACCTTTCTTCAAAAACAGGAGCAATGAGGTTGTCAATCGGCGCATAATCGTCTTTAATAATGATAGAGTATCTGTTATTGAGGAATTCTTCTATCAAATCGTCCGGTATAACGGCAGATGTGGCCTTTCCTTCCATACGGTTCCTGACATGATCTGAAAAGTCCTTTATATTAATGCCGCCATTTCCGGCAACTACTATGAAAGTACTGATCTTGGTATTCTTGAAATCAGGACTGACTGATATAAGATACACGTTTTTTTGTCCGAAGACTTCCCGCAGTGTTTTCATATAAGAAGGCAGAAAGGCTCCTTTCTGAAAATTATCAATAATATTGGACATAAGGATACCGCCAGGGTTCATAACACCCTTGATCTGCTCCATGAATTCCTTTGTTGTCAGGTGGTAGGGAATGGAAAGATCATTATATGCATCAGTAAATACAATGTCATATTTTTCTTTACAATTCATTACATACCAGCGGCCGTCTTCATTGAATGTTCTAATTTTTGTTGTTTTTGGTAACTTAAGGTTATTATAGACAATATTTGTTACTTCCGGGTCTATTTCCACAACATCAATCTTTGCGTTCGGATAAAAGGTTTCCATGTACCTCGGAAAGGTGTAACCGCCTCCCCCTATTGTCAGACTTTTGAAATTATCATCTTTATTGAGTTTCCACTTCAGTACATCAGCATATATCCTTTCATATTCATACTCTATGTGAAGCGGATTGTTGAGCGCAACATAAGAGTGTATCAAATTATCAAGTATCATAGCTTCAAGGGGTGTTGTATTGTCATGACCGGTTGTCTTTGTGAGCTTTATAGTATAGTAATCGCTTTCTTTGTATAGATATGTTCTGTCCGAGAGCGGAATTTTATAAAGGAAGTGATATACACCCAAGATGCATGGCGATGCAATTATGAGAAATATTATTGCCGATTTTTTTGTCTTAAATAGTGCACCTGAAAAAACTGCTGCCAGAATCAATATTATCCCCATTGCCAGGATAATACTTCTTGTTCCCATCCAGGAAATAAGTAAAAAACCTGTTGCAAATGTACCTATTATTGCCCCCAGAGTTGAAAAGGCATATATTTTACCTATAGTATTACCTGCATTTTCGAGGTTTTTCAATGTCAGCCTGACTACAACAGGAGAAATGGTGCCAAGTATGCATCCTGGTATAAAAAATATAATTGAGGTAACAAGGAAAATTCGCATCATCAGTGAGAGGGGAAAGCGGTATGCTGCTACGAGTGTGGTGAGCGGAATAATTGTAAGGGCTGCAATCCCTGACAGCAAAAGGAGCCAACCCAGTGTTTTTCTT
Proteins encoded in this region:
- a CDS encoding fused MFS/spermidine synthase, whose protein sequence is MTLLEAYIITFIASFCSLVIEMVAGRILAPFVGVSIYTWTSIIGVILAGISIGAYIGGRLVDRLPSRKTLGWLLLLSGIAALTIIPLTTLVAAYRFPLSLMMRIFLVTSIIFFIPGCILGTISPVVVRLTLKNLENAGNTIGKIYAFSTLGAIIGTFATGFLLISWMGTRSIILAMGIILILAAVFSGALFKTKKSAIIFLIIASPCILGVYHFLYKIPLSDRTYLYKESDYYTIKLTKTTGHDNTTPLEAMILDNLIHSYVALNNPLHIEYEYERIYADVLKWKLNKDDNFKSLTIGGGGYTFPRYMETFYPNAKIDVVEIDPEVTNIVYNNLKLPKTTKIRTFNEDGRWYVMNCKEKYDIVFTDAYNDLSIPYHLTTKEFMEQIKGVMNPGGILMSNIIDNFQKGAFLPSYMKTLREVFGQKNVYLISVSPDFKNTKISTFIVVAGNGGINIKDFSDHVRNRMEGKATSAVIPDDLIEEFLNNRYSIIIKDDYAPIDNLIAPVFEERFGYRRS